A DNA window from Massilia putida contains the following coding sequences:
- the aceB gene encoding malate synthase A: MTIATPAGMEIRAEIKPGYEQILTPEALALVAKLSREFEPRRQQLLAARVERAKRLDAGERPDFLAETAHIRNGDWKIAPIPKALECRRVEITGPVERKMVINALNSGADSYMTDFEDSNTPNWDNQITGQINMRDAVRKTISLEQNGKQYKLNDKVATLVVRPRGWHLDEKHVLVDGKRISGGIFDFALFMVHNAKEQLARGAGPYFYLPKMESHLEARLWNDIFVMTQNELGLPQGTIKATVLIETIVAAFEMDEILYELREHSAGLNAGRWDYIFSCIKKFKLDKDFCLADRPKVTMTAPFMRAYALLLLKTCHKRNAPAIGGMSALIPIKNDPEKNEIAMGGVRSDKARDATDGYDGGWVAHPGLVDLAMTEFKKVLGDRPNQIDKQRPDVEVTAKDLLDFRPETPITEAGLRYNINVGIHYLGAWLAGNGCVPIHNLMEDAATAEISRSQVWQWIRSPKGVLEDGRKVTAEMVRAMIPEELANAKAAAPNGDSPTYDRAAQIFEQMSTSEDFAEFLTLPLYEEI, encoded by the coding sequence ATGACCATCGCCACCCCAGCCGGAATGGAAATCCGGGCCGAGATCAAACCCGGCTACGAACAGATCCTGACGCCGGAAGCACTCGCGCTGGTCGCGAAACTGAGCCGCGAATTCGAACCGCGCCGTCAGCAACTGCTGGCCGCCCGCGTGGAGCGCGCCAAGCGCCTGGACGCCGGCGAGCGCCCGGACTTCCTGGCCGAGACGGCCCACATCCGCAACGGCGACTGGAAGATCGCGCCGATTCCGAAGGCGCTCGAATGCCGCCGCGTGGAAATCACGGGCCCGGTCGAGCGCAAGATGGTCATCAACGCGCTGAACTCCGGTGCGGACAGCTATATGACCGACTTCGAGGATTCGAATACGCCGAACTGGGACAACCAGATCACCGGCCAGATCAATATGCGCGACGCCGTGCGTAAAACGATCTCGCTGGAACAGAACGGCAAGCAATACAAGCTGAACGACAAGGTCGCGACCCTGGTCGTCCGTCCGCGCGGCTGGCACCTGGACGAGAAGCACGTTCTCGTCGACGGCAAGCGCATCTCGGGCGGCATCTTCGACTTCGCCTTGTTCATGGTCCACAACGCCAAGGAACAGCTGGCCCGTGGCGCCGGCCCGTATTTCTATCTGCCGAAGATGGAATCGCACCTGGAAGCGCGCCTGTGGAACGACATCTTCGTCATGACGCAGAACGAACTGGGCCTGCCGCAGGGCACCATCAAGGCGACCGTGCTGATCGAGACGATCGTCGCCGCCTTCGAGATGGACGAGATCCTGTACGAACTGCGCGAGCACAGCGCGGGCCTGAACGCCGGCCGTTGGGACTACATCTTCTCCTGCATCAAGAAGTTCAAGCTGGACAAGGACTTCTGCCTGGCCGACCGTCCGAAGGTCACGATGACGGCGCCGTTCATGCGCGCCTATGCGCTGCTGCTGCTGAAGACCTGTCACAAGCGGAATGCCCCGGCGATCGGCGGCATGTCGGCTCTGATTCCGATCAAGAACGATCCGGAAAAGAACGAAATCGCGATGGGCGGCGTGCGCAGCGACAAGGCGCGCGACGCGACCGACGGCTACGACGGCGGCTGGGTCGCGCACCCGGGCCTCGTCGACCTGGCGATGACGGAATTCAAGAAGGTGCTGGGCGACCGTCCGAACCAGATCGACAAGCAGCGTCCGGACGTCGAAGTGACGGCCAAGGACCTGCTGGACTTCCGTCCGGAGACCCCGATCACGGAGGCGGGCCTGCGCTACAACATCAACGTCGGTATCCACTACCTGGGTGCCTGGCTGGCCGGCAACGGCTGCGTGCCGATCCACAACCTGATGGAAGACGCCGCCACCGCCGAGATCAGCCGTTCGCAGGTGTGGCAGTGGATCCGTTCGCCGAAGGGTGTGCTGGAAGATGGCCGCAAGGTTACGGCCGAGATGGTGCGTGCGATGATTCCGGAAGAGCTGGCCAACGCGAAAGCGGCCGCCCCGAACGGCGACAGCCCGACCTATGACCGCGCCGCCCAGATCTTCGAGCAGATGTCGACCTCGGAAGACTTCGCCGAGTTCCTGACGCTGCCGCTGTACGAAGAAATCTAA
- the gloB gene encoding hydroxyacylglutathione hydrolase: MTPAPTEPTVLTVPAFKDNYLWLIHDGVHAAVVDPGDAEPILAALQANGLTLTAILLTHHHADHIGGVMPLLEHSNVPVYGPRNDGIVTVNHPLGEGDRVRVPGLALELAVLDVPGHTNGHIAYVREDDGGHWLFCGDTLFGGGCGRLFEGTPAQMAASLAKLAALPDDTLVYCAHEYTLANLRFAEALEPGNRALHMRIANDSQLRGTHLPTIPSTIAIEKATNPFLRTREPTIIESLAAAGRLPSGADPVAVFAALREWKNVF, translated from the coding sequence ATGACTCCTGCGCCCACTGAACCGACCGTACTGACCGTGCCCGCGTTCAAGGATAATTACCTGTGGCTCATCCATGACGGCGTCCATGCGGCAGTGGTCGACCCGGGGGACGCCGAACCGATCCTCGCGGCCCTGCAGGCGAATGGTCTCACCCTGACCGCCATTCTACTCACCCATCACCATGCTGACCACATTGGCGGCGTGATGCCCCTGCTGGAACACAGCAACGTGCCCGTGTATGGACCGCGCAACGACGGCATCGTCACGGTCAACCATCCGCTGGGCGAAGGCGACCGCGTCCGGGTGCCGGGGCTGGCCCTCGAACTCGCCGTGCTGGACGTGCCCGGTCACACGAACGGCCACATCGCGTACGTGCGCGAAGACGACGGCGGCCACTGGCTGTTCTGCGGCGACACGCTGTTCGGCGGCGGCTGCGGCCGCCTGTTCGAAGGCACGCCCGCACAGATGGCGGCATCGCTCGCGAAACTGGCCGCCCTTCCCGACGATACGCTGGTCTATTGCGCCCACGAATATACGCTAGCGAACCTGCGCTTTGCCGAAGCACTGGAGCCGGGCAACCGGGCGCTGCATATGCGCATCGCCAACGACAGCCAACTGCGCGGCACGCACCTGCCGACGATTCCATCGACGATCGCCATCGAAAAAGCGACGAACCCCTTCCTGCGTACGCGCGAGCCGACGATCATCGAGAGCCTGGCGGCGGCCGGCCGCCTGCCGTCCGGTGCGGACCCGGTGGCCGTGTTCGCGGCGCTGCGCGAATGGAAGAACGTGTTCTGA
- a CDS encoding class I SAM-dependent methyltransferase produces MDSAASEKSIIALDRWLQSPAGAYVRAWEQACLDELTVDIFGFNAIQIGVPQIDALAANRMPNKWQAATRTSTADELAFAAKSKQIAVALDFAELPFASQSLDLVVLPHVLEFAAEPHQVLREVERVLIPEGQVIICGFNPASLWGVRQGMGRITSSDYLPAAGEFISMPRLKDWLKLLNLGVTRSHFGCYAPPFRTAQWLNRFAFVEGAGRRWWPYLGAVYMVHAIKRVKGMHIIGPAWNKKTAKAPQAVPATNRNEHHK; encoded by the coding sequence ATGGACAGCGCGGCATCCGAAAAATCCATTATAGCGCTCGACCGCTGGCTGCAATCGCCGGCGGGCGCGTACGTGCGCGCCTGGGAGCAGGCATGCCTGGACGAGTTGACGGTCGATATCTTCGGCTTCAACGCGATCCAGATCGGCGTGCCCCAGATCGACGCGCTGGCCGCGAACCGCATGCCTAATAAATGGCAGGCGGCCACGCGCACCTCCACGGCCGACGAGCTGGCCTTCGCGGCGAAGAGCAAGCAGATCGCGGTGGCGCTCGACTTCGCCGAGCTGCCGTTCGCGTCGCAAAGCCTGGACCTCGTCGTGCTGCCGCACGTGCTCGAGTTCGCGGCCGAGCCGCACCAGGTGCTGCGCGAGGTGGAGCGCGTGCTGATCCCCGAAGGCCAGGTGATCATCTGCGGCTTCAACCCGGCGAGCCTGTGGGGCGTGCGCCAGGGCATGGGACGCATCACGAGCAGCGACTACCTGCCGGCCGCGGGCGAGTTCATCTCTATGCCCCGTTTGAAAGACTGGTTAAAATTGTTGAATCTCGGCGTCACGCGCAGCCATTTCGGCTGTTACGCGCCGCCGTTCCGGACCGCGCAGTGGCTCAACCGCTTCGCCTTCGTCGAAGGCGCGGGGCGCCGCTGGTGGCCTTATCTCGGCGCCGTGTACATGGTGCACGCGATCAAGCGGGTGAAGGGCATGCACATCATCGGCCCGGCCTGGAACAAGAAGACGGCCAAGGCGCCGCAGGCGGTGCCGGCGACGAACCGCAACGAACATCACAAGTAA
- the rnhA gene encoding ribonuclease HI, with protein MTKVEIFTDGACKGNPGTGGWGALLVADGGHEKEIFGGEPNTTNNRMELRAVIEALTTLNRPCQVVLHTDSQYVQKGISEWIHGWKARGWKTSTKEPVKNDDLWKALDAAQQQHAVEWRWVRGHNGHPGNERADALANLGAASVKR; from the coding sequence ATGACCAAAGTTGAGATTTTTACCGACGGTGCCTGCAAGGGAAATCCGGGCACCGGCGGCTGGGGCGCGCTGCTCGTGGCCGATGGCGGCCACGAAAAGGAAATCTTCGGCGGCGAGCCGAACACGACCAACAACCGGATGGAACTCCGCGCCGTGATCGAGGCACTGACCACGCTCAACCGCCCATGCCAGGTCGTGCTGCACACGGACAGCCAATATGTGCAGAAGGGGATTTCGGAATGGATCCACGGCTGGAAGGCGCGCGGCTGGAAGACGTCGACCAAGGAACCCGTCAAGAACGACGACCTGTGGAAAGCGCTGGACGCCGCCCAGCAGCAGCACGCCGTCGAATGGCGCTGGGTGCGCGGCCATAACGGCCACCCGGGCAACGAACGCGCCGACGCGCTGGCGAATCTGGGTGCGGCTTCGGTAAAGCGCTGA
- a CDS encoding DUF2971 domain-containing protein, with protein MYNGGAIAHYTDLAGFIGILSNKGFWLSDARYLNDEEELHNGLNLAQSLLQRLIAKNRCTFFTDVLDGVARKLSIDPLRDTYVCSFSTNSDMLEQWRAYARNGTGISIEFDLARTTHYPHFGLPPQYFTMKVVYDDEVKIWILLSVISTYRQGFLFDLARHPNECKDYIDDYIRSLAFRLSSLFVNFKHSSFRSEQEVRLVDASRKFDFYNGKRYRASNGIIVPYVCTYDTKLKNDNGEPMELDNLPVRKVMVGPAAHQKAMISSIKNFLEDFGYGGAIPVAKSCIPYRG; from the coding sequence ATGTACAACGGAGGTGCCATAGCTCATTATACCGATTTGGCTGGCTTTATTGGAATCTTGTCCAATAAAGGCTTTTGGCTATCGGATGCTCGATATCTGAATGATGAAGAAGAGTTGCACAACGGGCTGAACCTTGCACAAAGTTTGCTGCAAAGGCTTATCGCGAAAAATAGATGCACATTCTTTACGGATGTGCTCGATGGGGTGGCTAGAAAACTGTCAATCGATCCGCTCCGCGATACATACGTGTGTTCGTTTTCAACAAACTCCGACATGCTAGAGCAGTGGCGAGCATATGCTAGAAATGGGACAGGCATTTCTATTGAGTTCGATCTTGCAAGAACGACTCATTACCCACACTTCGGTTTGCCTCCACAATACTTTACTATGAAGGTGGTCTACGACGACGAGGTAAAGATCTGGATTTTGCTTTCTGTTATATCGACGTATCGACAGGGTTTCTTGTTTGACTTGGCGCGGCATCCGAATGAATGCAAAGATTATATCGATGACTATATTCGAAGCTTGGCATTTCGCCTATCGTCGCTATTTGTGAACTTCAAACACTCGTCGTTTCGCTCGGAGCAGGAGGTGCGGCTTGTTGATGCGTCTCGAAAATTTGATTTTTACAATGGGAAGCGCTATAGAGCATCCAATGGCATCATTGTGCCTTACGTTTGCACATATGACACGAAACTAAAAAACGATAATGGTGAACCTATGGAGCTCGATAATCTGCCAGTTCGTAAAGTCATGGTGGGACCTGCGGCTCATCAAAAGGCAATGATAAGTAGTATAAAAAATTTTCTCGAAGATTTTGGATACGGTGGCGCTATCCCGGTAGCGAAGTCATGTATTCCTTACAGGGGTTGA
- a CDS encoding IS3 family transposase (programmed frameshift), producing MKKQPKYSPEVIERAVRMVSEAASEYNSQWAAIESIAAKIGCTPETLRRWVRQQERDTGQRPGPTTAEEERIKALEREVRELRKANEILRLASAFFGPGGARPPLQIVRAFIDQYRHAYGVEPICRVMQVAPSGYWRHAAQQRNPALRCSRVQRDDVLSVEIERVWQANLQVYGADKVWRQLRREGTDVARCTVERLMRKAGLRGVMRGKVVRTTVADAKAPCPLDRVNRQFKAQRPNQLWVSDFTYVSTWQGFVYVAFVIDVFARRIVGWRVSSSMRTDFVLDALEQALYARQPERNALVHHSDRGSQYVSIRYSERLAEAGIEPSVGSKGDSYDNALAETINGLYKAELIHRRAPWKTREAVELATLEWVSWFNHHRLLEPLGYIPPAEAEANYYKQLSSQAIPA from the exons ATGAAGAAGCAACCCAAGTATTCCCCAGAAGTCATCGAGCGCGCCGTGCGCATGGTCAGCGAGGCCGCCAGCGAGTACAACTCGCAGTGGGCAGCCATCGAATCGATCGCAGCCAAGATCGGCTGCACACCTGAAACCCTACGTCGCTGGGTACGCCAGCAGGAGCGCGATACCGGCCAGCGTCCAGGGCCGACCACCGCCGAGGAGGAGCGCATCAAGGCGCTGGAGCGTGAAGTGCGCGAGCTGCGCAAGGCAAACGAGATCCTGCGTCTGGCGAGTGCGTTTTTCG GCCCAGGCGGAGCTCGACCGCCGCTTCAAATCGTGAGGGCATTCATCGACCAGTACCGCCATGCTTACGGTGTCGAGCCGATCTGCCGGGTGATGCAGGTCGCGCCGTCGGGCTACTGGCGACACGCGGCGCAGCAGCGCAATCCGGCACTGCGCTGTTCACGAGTCCAGCGCGACGACGTGCTGAGCGTCGAGATCGAACGGGTCTGGCAGGCGAACCTGCAGGTCTACGGGGCCGACAAAGTGTGGCGCCAACTGCGGCGTGAGGGAACCGATGTGGCCCGCTGTACGGTGGAGCGCTTGATGCGCAAGGCCGGCCTGCGAGGCGTCATGCGCGGCAAGGTCGTGCGCACCACGGTAGCGGATGCGAAGGCGCCATGCCCGCTCGACCGGGTCAACCGCCAATTCAAGGCGCAGCGGCCGAACCAGCTGTGGGTCAGCGATTTCACTTATGTCTCGACCTGGCAGGGCTTCGTCTACGTAGCTTTCGTCATCGACGTCTTTGCCCGGCGCATCGTCGGCTGGCGTGTCAGCAGCTCGATGCGGACAGACTTCGTCCTCGACGCCTTGGAGCAGGCCTTGTACGCGCGTCAGCCGGAACGAAACGCGTTGGTACACCATAGCGACCGCGGCTCGCAATACGTGTCGATTCGGTACAGCGAGCGTCTGGCAGAAGCCGGCATTGAGCCGTCTGTGGGCAGCAAGGGCGACAGCTACGACAACGCTTTGGCCGAGACCATCAACGGACTCTACAAGGCTGAGTTGATCCACCGCCGCGCTCCTTGGAAGACGCGTGAGGCCGTCGAACTGGCCACGCTGGAATGGGTGTCCTGGTTTAACCACCACCGCCTGCTTGAGCCACTCGGCTATATACCGCCGGCCGAAGCTGAGGCAAACTATTACAAGCAACTGAGCAGTCAAGCCATCCCGGCCTGA
- a CDS encoding integrase: MVDIIQFTPRKELSAQRNLEAFITLSRDILTTWSAIEGFVWEASEWKTTYRSVRFVNEESCSLHHTIEPRVDQLMHPRFVEVAKAYIRYRHHEAPHKNIAREMTAFRALEFVLRKNMEVPDITKVKLRHFDEAIAVLGRLKAAPFLAAELLRILRNLAAYGIVTNTAQYWTHPYVGKLSWDRTNGSQAPKIIKDNKVADQDALLAIGDVFSRGYIEPLSDQDHLITSLTAVLLSAPSRVGEVIRFRTECLSSDQDKDGDVQYYLRYWVPKIKEYVRKPIPKVMAESALEAIKRLKQITEEGRRLARYFETNPTTFYRHADCPRVPDDQILTREEVARALGFASRKSVEDYIKKWTGARKLTGFTLNSLWAIVLKDHQQSNPYFPYQESIEGTAVLPPKMSESLLCTRRYQFSSDWSASPVLLAPFHRDYYAKRLGAPLGQSHRNRLVMCFFDRHGFESIKLKSHGIRHMLNRLAKQSGVSIETITAWSSRSSYRQTLTYLENDQGEAATTASKLMGMSSDQSAKDPVTSEEAEIYGQGPIHRSRYGLCRRSWRAGACNKFGDCLNCSELLMCKGDKVAAQIVALDRENLVKTYKAAQEAIVRGERSASRWLRVARPQILRLNQLLAILNDPTIEDGSPIELAGTDFNHEQTLINEKAEHANIKIVPRKELVLEYGSDLLACLDELRGERNA, encoded by the coding sequence ATGGTCGATATCATTCAGTTTACGCCACGCAAAGAGCTTTCTGCCCAGCGCAATCTGGAAGCCTTTATTACCCTCTCCAGGGATATTTTGACGACTTGGTCCGCAATTGAAGGGTTTGTTTGGGAAGCGTCCGAGTGGAAGACAACTTACCGTTCGGTTAGATTTGTGAACGAGGAAAGTTGCTCGCTACATCACACCATCGAACCGCGAGTTGATCAACTAATGCATCCACGATTTGTGGAGGTGGCAAAGGCTTATATACGCTATCGCCATCACGAAGCGCCACACAAAAACATCGCCCGCGAAATGACTGCATTTCGCGCCTTGGAATTTGTTCTTCGAAAAAACATGGAGGTGCCAGATATTACCAAAGTCAAACTGAGACATTTCGACGAGGCGATTGCAGTTCTCGGTCGCTTGAAAGCAGCTCCATTCCTTGCAGCTGAGCTCTTGCGGATTTTGAGGAATCTGGCGGCGTACGGTATCGTCACGAACACCGCTCAATACTGGACGCATCCCTACGTTGGGAAGTTAAGCTGGGACAGAACAAACGGATCGCAAGCCCCGAAGATCATAAAAGATAACAAAGTTGCGGATCAGGATGCCTTACTAGCAATCGGCGACGTTTTTAGCCGCGGATACATTGAGCCACTAAGCGACCAAGATCATCTCATTACTAGTCTCACCGCCGTTCTGTTAAGCGCTCCGAGCCGTGTCGGCGAAGTGATCAGGTTTAGAACTGAGTGCTTGAGTAGCGACCAGGACAAAGACGGCGATGTTCAGTATTACCTGAGATACTGGGTCCCGAAAATTAAAGAATATGTGAGGAAGCCAATCCCCAAAGTGATGGCCGAAAGCGCGCTAGAAGCCATCAAACGGCTGAAGCAAATCACCGAAGAAGGACGACGTCTCGCTCGCTATTTCGAGACCAATCCCACAACCTTCTACCGCCACGCGGACTGTCCGCGTGTCCCAGACGACCAAATCCTGACGCGCGAAGAAGTAGCTCGCGCGCTAGGTTTCGCAAGTCGAAAGTCTGTCGAAGACTACATTAAGAAATGGACGGGGGCACGAAAACTTACTGGCTTCACATTGAATTCTCTGTGGGCAATTGTACTTAAGGATCATCAGCAGTCAAATCCGTACTTTCCATATCAAGAGTCCATTGAGGGCACGGCCGTGCTGCCACCAAAAATGTCGGAGTCTTTACTGTGCACTCGTCGCTATCAATTCTCGAGCGACTGGAGCGCTAGTCCGGTTCTCCTGGCACCATTCCATCGAGACTATTACGCTAAGCGGTTAGGTGCTCCTTTAGGACAGAGTCACAGGAATCGACTTGTGATGTGTTTCTTTGATCGTCACGGTTTCGAGTCAATCAAGCTTAAGTCTCACGGCATCCGTCATATGCTGAACAGATTGGCAAAACAAAGTGGAGTCTCGATAGAGACGATTACAGCCTGGAGTAGCCGTTCGTCTTATCGTCAAACGCTTACCTACCTCGAAAACGATCAAGGTGAAGCTGCTACAACTGCCTCCAAGTTGATGGGCATGAGTAGTGACCAAAGCGCGAAGGATCCGGTCACCAGCGAAGAGGCAGAAATCTACGGACAAGGACCCATTCACCGTAGCCGGTACGGTCTATGTCGTCGCAGTTGGCGAGCTGGTGCATGCAACAAGTTTGGCGACTGCTTAAACTGTTCAGAACTCCTGATGTGCAAAGGCGATAAGGTCGCAGCCCAGATTGTTGCTTTAGACCGGGAAAATTTGGTGAAAACGTACAAAGCCGCCCAGGAAGCCATTGTACGTGGAGAGAGGTCAGCGAGCCGTTGGCTAAGGGTGGCGAGGCCGCAAATTCTCCGCTTGAACCAACTACTGGCCATCCTAAACGATCCAACGATCGAAGACGGCAGTCCGATCGAGCTCGCCGGCACTGACTTTAACCACGAACAGACGCTGATTAACGAGAAGGCTGAGCACGCCAATATCAAAATCGTGCCACGAAAAGAACTGGTCCTCGAGTATGGTAGTGATCTGCTTGCATGTCTAGATGAACTAAGGGGGGAACGGAATGCCTAA
- a CDS encoding site-specific integrase has translation MRSTALAAPSIDSDLSSNLEQTARPYSRNGDFRWDGIWFDFVGMRRTNCSAFKCLDNEIAQSLRKHILQFANEQKQISNNTFVQWIESLRHMLATYPTKEFDETWVRKALTNDTFAKVRAISELFFLYWIERFRKAIKPEALQIIAKTRRPLVHNRNVLSDDPEKSWLTEDEYEALLRCIWMNYDEGNLSTQSTLLRLLSMQYARRPIQIAGLKISDFVEDGVDGTVDSGRRILFPGAKDINAEHHFRDSKVEVHPVADHLWNLFELQKNEIKELFENRLEIKLSEADTVRLPLFSAAYQIEKAVSVLTVHYGLDWKDHLDHRLFHLSRSATYHILDWSSHQAGRGNSRLSITPPISHRTGNPISVTATRLRHTRARQLARLGVPKHVLSFWLGHTKDCSLDAYYNDPAEEARKINESMGSALVPLALAFTGNLIDDESQASRADVPESRLEFANEGRLETVGNCGKYSFCATTSVPVPCYRCKHFEPLVYAPHDEVLQALLKRQDEERAMIRIGGNRKLLTPIDLSADIRAVRACIERCNARKQELEN, from the coding sequence ATGAGAAGCACCGCCTTGGCCGCTCCGTCAATTGACAGCGACCTTTCCTCTAATCTAGAGCAAACAGCCCGTCCTTACTCACGAAACGGTGATTTCCGCTGGGACGGGATATGGTTTGATTTTGTCGGAATGCGCAGGACCAACTGTTCCGCGTTCAAATGTTTAGATAACGAAATTGCCCAGTCACTGCGAAAACATATATTGCAATTCGCAAACGAACAGAAGCAGATATCAAATAATACGTTTGTGCAGTGGATAGAATCTCTTCGTCATATGCTCGCAACCTATCCTACTAAAGAGTTTGATGAGACGTGGGTACGTAAGGCACTGACCAATGACACCTTCGCTAAGGTGAGAGCAATATCTGAATTATTTTTCCTTTATTGGATCGAACGTTTCAGAAAAGCCATAAAACCAGAAGCGCTGCAAATCATAGCAAAGACTAGGCGACCGCTCGTCCATAATCGAAATGTACTGTCAGACGACCCCGAAAAGAGCTGGCTCACTGAGGATGAATACGAGGCGTTGTTGAGATGCATTTGGATGAATTACGATGAGGGCAACCTCAGCACGCAGTCTACTCTTTTAAGACTGCTATCGATGCAATACGCTCGCCGGCCCATCCAAATCGCAGGACTTAAGATCTCTGATTTTGTGGAAGACGGGGTTGACGGGACGGTGGATAGCGGACGAAGGATACTGTTTCCGGGAGCAAAGGATATAAATGCCGAGCACCATTTCCGCGACAGCAAGGTCGAAGTGCATCCAGTCGCCGATCATTTGTGGAACCTGTTCGAGCTTCAGAAGAACGAAATTAAGGAGCTTTTTGAAAATCGTCTTGAAATCAAGCTATCTGAGGCCGACACTGTTAGGTTGCCACTGTTTTCTGCTGCCTACCAGATTGAAAAAGCTGTGAGTGTCCTCACCGTTCACTATGGTTTGGACTGGAAAGATCATTTGGATCATCGCTTATTTCATCTGAGTCGCTCCGCTACCTATCATATTCTCGATTGGAGTAGTCATCAGGCGGGGCGAGGCAATTCGCGACTATCGATAACGCCTCCGATTAGTCATCGTACAGGCAATCCTATCTCGGTGACCGCTACTCGTTTGCGCCATACCCGTGCTCGACAGCTTGCTCGTCTAGGAGTACCGAAACATGTGCTTTCGTTCTGGTTGGGACACACAAAAGACTGCTCCCTTGATGCTTACTACAACGATCCCGCGGAAGAAGCGAGGAAAATTAACGAGTCAATGGGTTCTGCCCTAGTTCCCCTGGCGCTGGCATTCACAGGGAACCTGATCGATGACGAGTCACAAGCATCGCGGGCCGACGTTCCTGAAAGCAGACTGGAGTTTGCTAACGAAGGGCGTTTAGAGACCGTAGGAAACTGCGGCAAATACTCCTTTTGCGCAACGACATCTGTGCCTGTGCCATGCTACCGGTGTAAGCATTTCGAGCCGTTAGTTTATGCACCCCATGACGAGGTTCTGCAAGCTCTGTTGAAGAGGCAAGACGAAGAAAGAGCGATGATCAGGATTGGCGGAAACCGGAAGTTGCTCACTCCAATTGACCTGTCAGCAGATATCAGGGCTGTACGTGCTTGCATCGAGCGCTGCAACGCTCGAAAGCAAGAACTCGAAAATTAA
- a CDS encoding site-specific integrase, with the protein MSEEARTHLFHLWENPLDKLYRPADTGPRIRNVVMLRVLYETGMRRGELLSLKLGQFAHATGGETAQLVIERNHHDEYDTRVHQPVAKTRGRIVPITDELEEQLLEYIVSHRAEVPGVGFSDDDFIFVTHRAGREQGAPIQIATFDQALQSLKKAFPAIRHVHPHLLRHDWNYRFSSEADKKGLDPHKERELRSILMGWTENSEMALLYNMRHTQEESLELGLIVASDTKRDLPPQVETS; encoded by the coding sequence TTGTCTGAAGAAGCAAGAACACATTTATTTCATTTATGGGAAAACCCTCTGGATAAGCTTTATCGCCCTGCAGATACCGGACCTAGGATACGAAACGTAGTCATGCTTCGAGTACTCTACGAAACCGGCATGCGGCGGGGCGAACTGTTGAGTCTTAAGCTAGGGCAATTTGCGCACGCGACAGGAGGCGAAACGGCACAATTGGTGATAGAGAGAAATCACCACGACGAATACGATACGCGGGTGCATCAGCCGGTAGCGAAAACGAGAGGCCGGATTGTGCCGATCACCGACGAATTAGAGGAGCAACTACTAGAGTATATAGTTAGCCATCGCGCCGAGGTTCCTGGCGTCGGTTTTTCCGATGACGATTTTATCTTTGTGACGCACCGTGCCGGTCGCGAACAAGGGGCCCCGATCCAGATCGCCACCTTTGATCAAGCCCTTCAAAGCTTGAAAAAGGCTTTCCCAGCCATACGTCACGTTCACCCCCACCTCCTCAGGCACGATTGGAATTACCGGTTTTCATCCGAAGCCGATAAAAAGGGACTGGATCCGCACAAAGAACGGGAGCTTCGCTCGATTTTAATGGGCTGGACTGAGAACTCTGAAATGGCGTTGCTCTACAATATGCGTCATACTCAGGAAGAATCTTTGGAGTTAGGTCTGATAGTAGCAAGCGATACGAAAAGAGACCTCCCTCCCCAAGTTGAAACCTCGTGA